A window of the Candidatus Polarisedimenticolaceae bacterium genome harbors these coding sequences:
- a CDS encoding ABC transporter ATP-binding protein: MAPLLAIENLHVRYDDPRGEVRAVDGLDLILEEGETYALVGESGCGKTATAYSVLRVVEPGRITGGKMIFGGRDLMGLTEREMRRVRGAEIGLAFQEAGAALNPVLKIGTQVGESLRIHRGLSRKDAWREAVRLLGEVALPDPERQASSYAHELSGGMKQRAMLAIALSCRPRLLIADEPTSALDLTIQAQILALLRTLKADRRLTVLLITHDFGVVAEIADRVGVMYAGRLVEEAPVREIFARPRHPYTQALLAAIPEDAGDGRGKRLRALAGQVPDPVAYPAGCRFHPRCPEAFAPCGTIEPPNVDLEAGCRVACHLYGRDA, translated from the coding sequence ATGGCGCCGCTCCTCGCGATCGAGAACCTGCACGTTCGCTACGACGATCCGCGCGGCGAGGTGCGCGCGGTCGACGGGCTCGATCTCATTCTCGAAGAGGGTGAGACGTACGCCCTGGTGGGCGAGTCGGGGTGCGGGAAGACGGCGACGGCGTACTCGGTGCTGCGCGTCGTCGAGCCGGGCCGCATCACCGGCGGCAAGATGATCTTCGGCGGCCGCGATCTCATGGGCTTGACGGAGCGGGAGATGCGGCGCGTGAGGGGAGCCGAGATCGGCCTCGCCTTCCAGGAGGCGGGCGCCGCGCTCAACCCGGTGCTCAAGATCGGCACGCAGGTCGGCGAGTCGCTCCGCATCCACCGCGGCCTCTCGCGGAAGGACGCGTGGCGGGAGGCGGTGCGCCTCCTCGGCGAGGTGGCGCTGCCGGATCCGGAGCGGCAGGCGTCGTCGTACGCACACGAGCTGTCGGGCGGCATGAAGCAGCGCGCCATGCTCGCGATCGCGCTGTCCTGCCGGCCGCGCCTGCTCATCGCAGACGAGCCGACGAGCGCGCTCGACCTCACGATTCAGGCGCAGATCCTGGCGCTCCTCCGCACGCTCAAAGCCGACCGGCGCCTCACCGTGCTCCTCATCACGCACGACTTCGGCGTCGTCGCCGAGATCGCCGACCGCGTCGGCGTCATGTACGCGGGACGTCTCGTCGAGGAGGCGCCGGTGCGTGAGATCTTCGCGCGGCCGCGGCACCCGTACACGCAGGCGCTCCTCGCCGCGATTCCCGAGGATGCCGGGGACGGGCGCGGAAAACGCCTCCGCGCGCTCGCCGGCCAGGTTCCGGACCCGGTCGCGTACCCGGCCGGCTGCCGGTTCCATCCCCGGTGCCCGGAGGCGTTCGCGCCGTGCGGCACGATCGAGCCGCCGAACGTCGATCTCGAGGCCGGCTGTCGCGTGGCGTGCCACCTCTACGGGAGGGACGCTTGA
- a CDS encoding methylmalonyl-CoA mutase family protein: MARPKDRLETTSGIPIEPVYTEADGEARDPATIGLPGEFPFTRGIQPSMYRGRLWTMRQYSGFGTAKETNARFHYLLEQGQSGLSVAFDLPTQMGYDSDHPMAAGEVGKVGVAISSLEDMDELLHGLPLERISTSMTINATASILLALYVAVAKRRGVEASALSGTIQNDLLKEYIARGTYIFPPEPSLRITTDLFAWCAAEVPRWNTISISGYHMREAGATAVQEVAFTLANAIAYCEAAISRGLPFETFGGRLSFFFNGHSNFFEEAAKFRAARRLWARIVRERFGVAAPELAKLRFHTQTAGSTLTAQQPEVNVVRTTLQALAAVLGGTQSLHTNSMDEALGLPTESAALLALRTQQVIAEETGVADTVDPLAGSYFVESLTDAVEAGAAAYLKKIDALGGAVRAIERGFQQREIHEAAYRWQKRVESGDAVVVGVNRYVRKDDPRPPVLKIDQAAEQSRRERLAALRKRRNAPAVERALSTVGERARGDANVMPAILDAVLADSTLGEIADRMRAVFGQHHDTFAF; the protein is encoded by the coding sequence ATGGCCCGCCCGAAGGATCGCCTCGAAACGACCTCCGGCATCCCGATCGAACCGGTCTATACCGAGGCCGACGGTGAGGCGCGCGATCCAGCCACGATCGGGCTCCCCGGCGAGTTCCCGTTCACCCGCGGCATCCAGCCGTCGATGTACCGCGGGCGCCTCTGGACGATGCGGCAGTACTCCGGCTTCGGCACCGCGAAGGAGACGAACGCGCGGTTCCACTACCTGCTCGAGCAGGGCCAATCGGGACTGTCGGTCGCCTTCGATCTCCCGACGCAGATGGGGTACGACTCGGATCATCCGATGGCGGCGGGCGAGGTCGGGAAGGTCGGGGTCGCGATCTCGTCGCTCGAGGACATGGACGAGCTGCTCCACGGCCTCCCGCTCGAGCGGATCTCGACCTCGATGACGATCAACGCGACGGCGTCGATCCTCCTCGCCCTCTACGTCGCCGTCGCGAAGCGGCGCGGTGTCGAGGCGAGCGCGCTCTCGGGGACGATCCAGAACGATCTCCTGAAGGAGTACATCGCGCGCGGGACCTACATCTTCCCGCCCGAGCCGTCGCTCCGGATCACGACCGACCTCTTCGCCTGGTGCGCCGCCGAGGTGCCCCGCTGGAACACGATCTCGATCTCCGGCTACCACATGCGGGAGGCGGGAGCGACGGCGGTGCAAGAGGTCGCGTTCACGCTCGCGAACGCGATCGCCTACTGCGAGGCGGCGATCTCGCGCGGCCTTCCGTTCGAGACGTTCGGCGGGCGCCTCTCGTTCTTCTTCAACGGGCACTCGAACTTCTTCGAGGAGGCGGCGAAGTTCCGCGCCGCGCGGCGCCTCTGGGCCCGGATCGTCCGCGAGAGGTTCGGTGTCGCCGCCCCCGAGCTGGCGAAGCTTCGCTTCCACACGCAGACCGCCGGCTCGACCCTCACGGCGCAGCAGCCCGAGGTCAACGTGGTGCGCACGACGCTGCAAGCGCTCGCCGCGGTTCTCGGGGGCACGCAGTCGCTCCACACGAACTCGATGGACGAAGCGCTCGGCCTTCCCACCGAGAGCGCCGCGCTCCTCGCCCTGCGCACGCAGCAGGTCATCGCCGAGGAGACCGGCGTCGCCGACACCGTCGATCCCCTCGCCGGCTCGTACTTCGTCGAATCGCTGACCGACGCGGTGGAGGCCGGCGCGGCCGCCTACCTGAAGAAGATCGACGCACTCGGCGGCGCCGTGCGCGCGATCGAGCGCGGATTCCAGCAGCGCGAGATCCACGAGGCGGCCTATCGCTGGCAGAAGCGCGTCGAGTCCGGCGACGCCGTCGTCGTCGGTGTGAACCGTTACGTCAGGAAGGACGACCCGCGGCCGCCGGTCCTCAAGATCGACCAGGCCGCGGAGCAGAGCCGGCGCGAGCGGCTCGCGGCTCTGCGCAAGCGGAGGAACGCGCCGGCGGTGGAACGCGCCCTCTCGACGGTGGGCGAGCGCGCGCGCGGCGACGCCAACGTGATGCCCGCGATCCTGGACGCCGTCCTCGCCGACTCGACCCTCGGCGAGATCGCCGACCGCATGCGTGCGGTATTCGGCCAGCACCACGACACCTTCGCGTTCTGA